The following are from one region of the Sorghum bicolor cultivar BTx623 chromosome 2, Sorghum_bicolor_NCBIv3, whole genome shotgun sequence genome:
- the LOC8064840 gene encoding induced stolen tip protein TUB8, which produces MATAEVQTPTVVATEEAPVVETPAPAVVPEEAAPAPAEAEPAVPEEAAPAEEAKVVEEPAAPAEPEPVAAEPEAEPAAAEPEAAPAAAAAEEEAPKEAEPAAVEEVKEEEAAAPAAETEPAAAEPEAAAPAPAAAEEPAAAEPAAEEPEKASE; this is translated from the exons ATGGCCACCGCCGAG GTCCAGACCCCGACCGTGGTGGCGACCGAGGAAGCGCCGGTGGTGGAGACCCCGGCGCCGGCCGTCGTGCCCGAGGAGgctgcccccgcccccgccgagGCTGAGCCGGCCGTGCCAGAGGAGGCTGCCCCCGCCGAGGAGGCCAAGGTGGTGGAGGAGCCAGCTGCCCCGGCGGAGCCCGAGCCTGTCGCCGCTGAGCCTGAGGCCGAGCCTGCCGCCGCGGAGCCGGAGGCGGCACCTGCTGCGGCCGCGGCGGAAGAAGAGGCGCCAAAGGAGGCGGAGCCGGCCGCGGTCGAGGAGGTcaaggaggaggaggctgcgGCGCCCGCTGCCGAGACAGAGCCGGCGGCCGCCGAGCCCgaggctgctgctcctgctcctgctgctgccgaGGAGCCCGCCGCGGCCGAGCCGGCCGCCGAGGAGCCCGAGAAGGCCAGCGAGTGA